Within Psychrobacter sp. DAB_AL43B, the genomic segment AGCGCCGCCGAGCATCTGTAATTTGAGACCAGTAGCAGTAACAATGATATCCGCATCCAAATGTCTGCCTGATGCCAATGCAATACCCGTCTGCGTAAAGTGGCTAATGATATCGGTAACGACTTCAGCACGCTTGCTATGTAAAGCTTGAAACAAATCGCTATCAGGCACCGCACATAAGCGCTCTTCCCATGGATTGTAAGCGGGCTTAAAGTGGGCAACATCCACGCCACTACCTTTGAGCTCTTTTTTGACTCTATGATTTAACAACGCTTTCATGATTTTTGGCGCATGAATCGCGATTCGATAAACCCCTTGCTGAAACATCACATTACGCGTACGTAGTAAGGTATAGGCCTGTGCCTTTGATAAAGGTGAGAATCTACCTGACAGCAAGTCAAGCGCATGATCATCGCCCGGTACACTTGCCACATAAGTCGGTGAGCGTTGCAACATCGTCACATGGCGGGCGCATTGTTCACTATTTTCATCGACCAACGCCGGTATCAGCGTCATCGCAGTCGCCCCACTACCGATGACAATTACTTTTTTATCGTCATAGTGCGTATCCTGCCAATGCTGCGGATGGACAATTTTACCTTTAAAACTTTCTTCATCTTTAAAATGTGGTCTATAACCGGTCTCATAATCATAATAACCAGTCGCCCCAACGACGAAATTCGCTGTTAGGGTGAATTCTTCACCAGTGGCATGATTTTTAATCATCGCCGTCCATTGTTTACTACTACTTGACCACGATAGCTGCTGTAGCTCATGTTGATAGCGAATATGTTCTACGATTTTGAACTCGCGGGCGGTATCAGCGATATAGCTTTTAATGTCAGCGCCTTTTGCCAGCATTTTGTGATCTAGCCATGGCCGGAAGCTATAGCCAAACGTTAATGCATCAGAGTCAGAGCGAATACCAGGATAGGTAAATAAATCCCATGTACCACCCAAATCCTCGCGTTTCTCTAATACTAAAAAGCGCTCGGTAGCGTTTTTTTCTTTATTTTTACGCTTTTGTTTTATAGCATTTTTACGCTTAAAAACCCCGCTACCTTTTTGTTGCTGTTGGAGATGGCAAGCCATACTTACACCGGCTATACCAGCGCCAATGATAAGCACCTCATAATCCGCTGAGGTGGTCGATTGTGGTTTTGAGCGTTTGAATAAACGTTTGATACGCTTACGATTGCTTTCATTAGCGCCTTTTTGAGTATCATTATGCGCTTGAGATAATGTGTTATCGACCATGGTCTTATTTATCCTTTATTAATATTTAATCATCCTTAACTCAATCAACTATAAACAATTTTAGCGCTAGGTTAACTTATATTACTGACTGGTCTTTCCAAACTCACCCTTTAACAGATACTTTTTAACTAAGATTGTAAAAAGTCACCTTTAAAGAGCTATGCAATAAAGAGCTATGCATTTAAAAATCCATTCATTTAAAAAGGTACAGGACTTTCCCAATCCATCCATGCGCCAAGTGTAGGATGCTTAAGACGCAGTTGCTGCGCATGTAAATTAAGCCTTGGCGCAATATCTAATGCACGACCTTCAGCATAAATGGGGTCGCCAATCATCACATGCCCGACGTGTACCATATGGACGCGCAGCTGATGGCTACGACCAGTGACTGGCTTTAACAGCACCCGAGTGACTATCTGACCATTGCATTCTTCATGCGCCAGCACTTCATACAAGGTTAAAGCATGTTTTGACCAATTATGATCGACGATGTGGCGCGGTTTGGTGGCTGGCTCATAACGTACAGGTGCTGATATCTTGCCCGTTGCACCCACACTTTCCCATTGCCCAAATACTCGTGCTTGGTATTTTTTTTGCGGTAGCCGGTCAATAAACTGCTTACTAATATTGGTTTGTGCTGCCGCGTTCTTTGCAAAAATGAGCAGCCCTGAGGTGTCCATATCTAGGCGATGGATCAATTTAACCGCTGGATTGGCGCGCTCAAGCCGAGCAAGCAAACTTACCTTGAGCGTTTTACCATCGACACTTAATAGTCCTACCGGCTTGTCCACCACCCAAATATCATCGTCTTCATAGACAGTAACTTTTTTGGCGAATGTTTGAAAAAACTCAAGCGGATAGGCTTTTTCTTGAGCATTAAGGGCATCGATCTCTTGATCAGTAAAAGACATAAAAATGGGCTACTTATAGTAATGGACTTGAATCTATAAACCATACTCAGTGATTGAGCAAAGTTTGAGATGAGGGTAAATTTTGACGCAAAGGTGACGACAGATTAAAGCAAGTGACAGATAAATCATAAGCTGTATCGTTATGTGTCGATTTATTGTACTAATCGTAATTGTTAAACAATTTAACCAGCCTGCGTCTGTCAACTTTAGGCAAACATGTTAATATAATGGCAGGTTTTCACCCCTTCTTAACCATTCTTTAGCCACTCATCATTTTATCGTGACATCTATGTTTATATGGATGAGTGGTGACAGATATAATAAAACAAGAGAGAGAAATTATGTCAGACCTTATTATTAATACTACCGATGCTAACTTTGACCAAGACGTACTGCAATCTGACGTACCAGTCTTAGTAGACTTTTGGGCAACGTGGTGTGGTCCTTGTAAAGCTATCGCTCCTATTTTAGAAGATTTAGCGACTGAGTACCAAGGTAAAGTTAAAATCGTTAAAGTTGACGTCGACAACAACCCACAAGCAGCAAGCCGTTTCGGTATTCGCAACATTCCTACCTTATTCGTCTTTAAAGATGGCGAAAAAGTAGATTCAGTGATGGGTCTACAGCCAAAAGCTGAATTGGCAAAAGTAATAGATAAGCATCTATAAGTAGCCATTTATTTAAGACCGATGATTGCTAGGGTTTACTAATATTTAGTGACTCTCATGCAAGTCATTTGCCGTATAAAAAAACTCTCGAAAAAGCCATTGTCTGTACAAGATAATGGCTTTTTTGCTGCTTTTATGAGCAAAAAACTGGATTATACGACTTTTTTGGCAAAAATTATTGACAATGCTGTCTTGAAGGTCGTATAGTCTGCTAACAAGAGAAAACCAATTGTTTTCATAAATATCTTGTCGCTACTCTCCCCGTGTTTGTCAACAAAAACACCATCGTCATTATTAAAAAAACACTACTGACCGAATGATTAAACACAATGAATTATATTGAGTTTTTGACACAGACTCTTATGTAGACTTCTTTATCTTCACTTTTATTACTTTGCCTGTATTTCTTACAACAAGCATATAAGCTGGCACGTTAAATCAAATCTACATAAACCTCAACGCTGTGTATACATCCTCTATCTCCCTAATACTATTGTTTAATCAATATCGTGATTTGTGCAGATAATGGCATCTCTCATCTGACCAACTGCTAATGACCTATCTATGAATCTAACTGAATTAAAGAAAAAATCAATCGCTGAGCTATTGGCCATCGCCAAAGAAATGGGTCTTGATAATATGGCACGTAGCCGTAAACAAGACATTATCTTTGCTATTTTAAAAACCCATGCCCGTAACGGTGAGGCCATCTATGGTGATGGTGTGCTTGAAGTGCTCCCAGATGGTTTTGGCTTTTTGCGCTCATCAGAAGGCTCTTACTTAGCAGGTCCTGACGACATTTATGTCAGCCCGAGCCAAATTCGCCGCTTTAGTCTTAAGACAGGCGACAGTATCGCTGGCACGATTCGTCCACCCAAAGACTCTGAGCGTTATTTTGCGCTATTAAAAGTCGGCGAAATCAACTTTGATACCCCAGATCGCTCGCGTCATAAGCTTATTTTTGAAAACCTAACGCCGCTATTTCCAACCGAGCATCTCAAGCTTGAGCTTGGTAACGGCACGACTGAAGATTTGACCGGTCGAATTATTGATCTGATTGCCCCTATCGGTAAAGGTCAGCGCTCCATTATCGTTGCCCCGCCAAAAGCCGGTAAAACGATGCTCCTACAGACCATCGCCCAATCCATCACACGTAACAATCCTGAATGCTATTTGATCGTCTTACTAATCGATGAGCGTCCAGAAGAAGTTACCGAAATGGTGCGTACGGTACGCGGTGAAGTGGTTGCCTCAACCTTTGATGAGCCGCCACAGCGTCATGTGCAGGTTGCAGAGATGGTCATTGAAAAGGCGAAGCGTTTGGTCGAGCATAAACAAGACGTGGTCATTTTACTTGACTCTATTACCCGTCTTGCCCGCGCCTATAACACCGTCATTCCTTCATCAGGTAAAGTGTTGACCGGTGGTCTTGATGCCAATGCGTTAGAGCGTCCAAAACGTTTCTTCGGTGCTGCTCGTAACATTGAAGAAGGTGGTAGTTTGACCATTATTGCCAGTGCCCTTATCGATACCGGCAGTAAAATGGACAGCGTTATCTTTGAAGAGTTTAAGGGAACAGGCAACCAAGAGATTACCCTTGAGCGTGATTTGGCTGAAAAACGAGTCTTCCCAGCGATCAATATCAAAAAATCTGGTACACGCCGCGAAGAGCGCTTGCTTGATGAAGATAAGCTACGTAAGGTTTGGATTTTACGTAAATTGCTACAGCCGATGGATGGCGTACAAGCGACTGAATTCTTATTAGATCGTTTAAAAGAAGCCAAGACCAATGACGAATTCTTTGAGCAAATGAAACGTAAATCACAAAATTAATTTACCCTCATTTGTTGTTGTTAATATAAACCGTTAATCAATGTTCCAATTATAAAGGCTGCCTCAAAGGCAGTCTTTTTGCGTTTGTAACCATTAGAAGTCGTCTTATTATAAACAGTTAGCTTACTATCAGTACTAATACAATAACCCTAAGCAAAAGCACTACCAACGATACAGTGAAGCAACATACTTTACAGGTTATTTGCAAAGCTTAGCGTTTCTACTACGACCATAAATACATTAACAGTGGTACTATTAGATATGGCATAAGTGTGCTTTATATTAATCAGTGTTGGAAGGAATCAGTACTGAATTTTAATCTTGATAAATCAATAGGTAATATTATGAAATTTGCTAAAACGATCGTAATGACAGCTATTACTGGCTCAGCTCTTATCATGGGTGGCTGTAACTCAACTGGCGGATACGGATACAACAGTGGTATAAACAACACCGCTAAAGGCGCTGCTGCTGGTGCTGCTGCTGGTGCGCTTATCAGAAGTGGCGGCGACAGTAAAGACATCGCTCGTGGCGCAATTGGCGGTGCTGCAATTGGTGGCGCTGGTGCATACATTCTTAATAACAGCAGATAATCGATGTTAAGTAGCTATATTGGCGGATAGGTTTTGATTAAAAACATTATCTAACCAGATAGCCTACACAAAAAAGCCTGCATCGATTGCAGGCTTTTTTGTGTCTAGTAGTTTTCTATTAGTTAACGAGCAATCTTATAAAATTAGTCTATGTAACTTGATCTATAAAGCGCCACTAAACGTATCACAAGATTGTACATTACCACTCTCTAGACCACGCGTAAACCATTGGATACGCTGTTGGCTAGTGCCATGAGTGAAGTTATCAGGCACTACCGCCCCGCCGCCTGCACGTGCTAAGCGATCATCACCGATTTGACCAGCCGCATTGATGGCTTCATCGATGTCTCCTGCTTCTAAAAACTGTACGCGTTCTTGATTGCGCTGTGCCCAAACGCCAGCA encodes:
- a CDS encoding flavin-containing monooxygenase; this translates as MACHLQQQQKGSGVFKRKNAIKQKRKNKEKNATERFLVLEKREDLGGTWDLFTYPGIRSDSDALTFGYSFRPWLDHKMLAKGADIKSYIADTAREFKIVEHIRYQHELQQLSWSSSSKQWTAMIKNHATGEEFTLTANFVVGATGYYDYETGYRPHFKDEESFKGKIVHPQHWQDTHYDDKKVIVIGSGATAMTLIPALVDENSEQCARHVTMLQRSPTYVASVPGDDHALDLLSGRFSPLSKAQAYTLLRTRNVMFQQGVYRIAIHAPKIMKALLNHRVKKELKGSGVDVAHFKPAYNPWEERLCAVPDSDLFQALHSKRAEVVTDIISHFTQTGIALASGRHLDADIIVTATGLKLQMLGGAALYVDGQPVDVGSRMTYKAVMLEGVPNMAIMFGYTNASWTLKIDLACQYVLRLLNYMNKEGYKTVCAQAQSEQEQVTRQVVMQPDTVLGALSAGYVSRAKDELPKQGDRYPWRVNNNYITDRIMLKYRKIKDEWLHFTR
- a CDS encoding RluA family pseudouridine synthase — its product is MSFTDQEIDALNAQEKAYPLEFFQTFAKKVTVYEDDDIWVVDKPVGLLSVDGKTLKVSLLARLERANPAVKLIHRLDMDTSGLLIFAKNAAAQTNISKQFIDRLPQKKYQARVFGQWESVGATGKISAPVRYEPATKPRHIVDHNWSKHALTLYEVLAHEECNGQIVTRVLLKPVTGRSHQLRVHMVHVGHVMIGDPIYAEGRALDIAPRLNLHAQQLRLKHPTLGAWMDWESPVPF
- the trxA gene encoding thioredoxin, translated to MSDLIINTTDANFDQDVLQSDVPVLVDFWATWCGPCKAIAPILEDLATEYQGKVKIVKVDVDNNPQAASRFGIRNIPTLFVFKDGEKVDSVMGLQPKAELAKVIDKHL
- the rho gene encoding transcription termination factor Rho, translating into MNLTELKKKSIAELLAIAKEMGLDNMARSRKQDIIFAILKTHARNGEAIYGDGVLEVLPDGFGFLRSSEGSYLAGPDDIYVSPSQIRRFSLKTGDSIAGTIRPPKDSERYFALLKVGEINFDTPDRSRHKLIFENLTPLFPTEHLKLELGNGTTEDLTGRIIDLIAPIGKGQRSIIVAPPKAGKTMLLQTIAQSITRNNPECYLIVLLIDERPEEVTEMVRTVRGEVVASTFDEPPQRHVQVAEMVIEKAKRLVEHKQDVVILLDSITRLARAYNTVIPSSGKVLTGGLDANALERPKRFFGAARNIEEGGSLTIIASALIDTGSKMDSVIFEEFKGTGNQEITLERDLAEKRVFPAINIKKSGTRREERLLDEDKLRKVWILRKLLQPMDGVQATEFLLDRLKEAKTNDEFFEQMKRKSQN